Proteins encoded together in one Anaerosporomusa subterranea window:
- a CDS encoding SWIM zinc finger family protein, whose amino-acid sequence MTILAAYPSTNDWGNWNPGIHKDWTQKARYKRTFEAGITVKNLHVNEQTAVINGYTVSLKECTCPDFSERRFPCKHIYRLAVELGILEKPLDEEPQYQVSSEGTMFVIKAK is encoded by the coding sequence ATGACTATTTTAGCAGCCTATCCGTCAACAAATGACTGGGGTAATTGGAATCCAGGAATTCATAAAGATTGGACGCAAAAAGCAAGGTATAAGAGAACCTTTGAAGCTGGCATAACAGTTAAGAACCTGCATGTGAACGAGCAAACGGCCGTGATCAATGGCTATACTGTCAGCCTTAAGGAATGTACTTGCCCTGATTTCAGTGAAAGAAGATTTCCTTGTAAGCACATTTATCGATTAGCAGTCGAATTGGGCATTCTTGAAAAACCGCTTGATGAAGAGCCACAATATCAGGTTTCAAGCGAAGGAACAATGTTTGTAATTAAAGCTAAATAG
- a CDS encoding helix-turn-helix domain-containing protein: protein MEYMTATEAAEKWGISSRRVHTLCAGGRIEGATRLGNAWAIPKDAEKPNDARIKSGKYKKTK, encoded by the coding sequence ATGGAATACATGACTGCTACAGAAGCAGCGGAAAAATGGGGTATTTCATCAAGAAGAGTTCATACACTTTGTGCCGGAGGACGAATCGAAGGCGCAACACGGCTTGGCAACGCATGGGCGATCCCCAAAGATGCTGAAAAACCAAATGATGCCCGTATAAAAAGTGGTAAATATAAAAAAACAAAGTAA
- a CDS encoding VOC family protein, which translates to MVTPYITFAGNCNEALEFYQTVFNSEVLMSLPYGDYVPEGVTAPPANLKDWILHAEMNICDTVFWFADEIAQPVSKGNMIKLTTKVASAKEAQKIFDALNIDAQITLPPTATFYSSFHAGLTDRFGVSWNIVAEEAP; encoded by the coding sequence ATGGTCACACCTTATATCACATTTGCAGGAAATTGCAATGAGGCATTGGAGTTTTACCAGACTGTTTTTAATAGTGAAGTTCTGATGTCATTGCCATATGGGGATTATGTACCGGAGGGTGTTACTGCCCCGCCGGCAAATCTGAAAGACTGGATTTTGCATGCCGAAATGAATATCTGTGATACAGTCTTTTGGTTTGCAGATGAAATAGCACAGCCAGTGTCCAAAGGTAATATGATAAAATTAACTACAAAAGTAGCCTCAGCAAAAGAGGCACAAAAAATTTTTGATGCATTGAATATTGACGCTCAAATCACTCTTCCACCGACCGCTACATTTTATAGCTCATTTCATGCAGGGCTTACTGATAGGTTCGGTGTAAGTTGGAATATTGTTGCCGAAGAAGCGCCCTAA
- a CDS encoding alpha/beta hydrolase, whose product MAEKEPLIIREQGSFITGGVIKTTPGKINYENPGDPSGQTLHGDHAYVSYQIPADEPQNSLVFLHGALSSGIAWSMTPDGREGLDTLFLRKGYGVYLVDQPRRGKAGRSTLYGSVSGKTDDQLWYHTWRLGTWPNLREGAQFPEGAQAMDQFLRWMTPNTGDYDEKVIADAIAALFEKLQKGILVTHSQGGGPGWRTAILSNKVQGVIAFEPGSGFVFPEGEVPDPITSLSPFGPLSAAGIPMEEFERLTKLPICIYYGDFIPGEASTDWPQDHWRARREMAVLFAECINRHGGNAKVVSLPDAGITGNSHFPFVEKNNVEIAELMDHWIRENQLV is encoded by the coding sequence ATGGCAGAAAAAGAACCCTTGATTATTAGAGAACAGGGCAGTTTTATAACCGGAGGAGTGATAAAAACTACACCGGGCAAAATCAATTACGAGAATCCGGGAGATCCGTCCGGACAGACACTTCACGGAGATCATGCTTATGTATCGTACCAGATCCCGGCGGACGAACCCCAAAATTCTCTGGTGTTCCTGCACGGAGCTTTGTCCTCCGGAATTGCATGGAGCATGACACCGGACGGCAGAGAAGGTTTGGACACCCTCTTTTTAAGAAAGGGCTATGGCGTGTATCTGGTCGACCAGCCAAGACGTGGTAAAGCAGGTAGAAGCACTTTGTATGGCAGTGTCTCAGGGAAAACAGATGACCAGCTCTGGTATCATACATGGAGGTTGGGAACATGGCCAAATCTCAGAGAGGGGGCGCAGTTTCCGGAAGGAGCGCAGGCAATGGATCAGTTCCTCCGCTGGATGACGCCAAATACCGGAGATTACGACGAGAAGGTAATTGCGGATGCGATTGCAGCATTATTTGAGAAGCTGCAAAAAGGCATTCTTGTGACGCATTCACAGGGTGGGGGTCCTGGCTGGAGAACAGCCATCTTAAGCAACAAGGTGCAGGGCGTGATTGCATTTGAGCCGGGAAGCGGTTTTGTATTCCCGGAGGGCGAGGTGCCGGACCCGATTACATCCTTGAGTCCTTTTGGTCCCCTTTCCGCAGCAGGCATTCCCATGGAAGAATTTGAGCGTCTGACAAAGTTGCCGATCTGCATCTACTATGGCGATTTTATTCCGGGAGAAGCGTCAACGGACTGGCCGCAGGATCATTGGCGAGCTCGCAGGGAGATGGCGGTACTCTTTGCAGAATGCATTAATCGTCATGGCGGGAATGCGAAGGTCGTTTCGCTCCCAGATGCCGGAATTACAGGAAACTCACATTTTCCGTTTGTGGAAAAGAATAATGTCGAAATCGCAGAGCTGATGGATCATTGGATTCGAGAGAATCAGCTGGTGTGA
- a CDS encoding alpha/beta hydrolase, producing the protein MKRPVLFAAAVAVIFLISMTGCGTRTVTSASVQSESEQIAQVQNAESSNVQTITSKGSDKEEVNHNNVTQEETKISANPVTENTTVSEIINAPVFGDFGRLLFPVDRTVTGDMTIADISSSNVYVWYSDIKKEKTVEIVNDLKSRAEHGETIFYPIYSEQEIASNPSKKNTGLFFFKGKPGAKFAVMNAGGGFMYVGAMHDSFPHALEVSKKGYNVFALIYRPDDPYTDLARAIAFIYDNAKELEVDPEGYSLWGGSAGARMAAALGNSDSMAAYGRPDIPQAAAVIMQYTGYSTASGKDAPTYACVGTNDGIASWRTMQSRLKKLDSYGIPTEFHAYKGLSHGFGLGTGTVADGWINDAVAFWERQM; encoded by the coding sequence TTGAAAAGACCGGTATTATTTGCAGCGGCAGTTGCCGTGATCTTTCTGATCAGTATGACCGGCTGCGGAACCAGAACGGTAACTTCGGCCTCAGTTCAAAGTGAAAGTGAACAGATTGCACAGGTACAAAATGCAGAATCCTCAAATGTGCAGACAATAACATCTAAAGGCAGTGACAAAGAGGAAGTGAATCATAATAATGTGACTCAGGAAGAAACGAAGATCAGTGCGAATCCTGTGACAGAAAATACAACGGTATCAGAAATTATCAATGCCCCTGTATTTGGCGATTTTGGAAGGCTCCTTTTCCCGGTAGACAGAACAGTAACCGGGGATATGACCATTGCAGATATCAGTAGTAGTAATGTATATGTCTGGTACTCGGATATAAAGAAAGAAAAAACAGTAGAGATCGTGAATGACTTAAAGAGCCGGGCTGAGCATGGCGAAACAATCTTCTATCCGATCTATTCAGAGCAAGAAATAGCTTCTAATCCGTCGAAAAAAAATACGGGTTTGTTTTTCTTCAAGGGAAAGCCCGGCGCAAAATTTGCAGTCATGAATGCAGGTGGCGGTTTTATGTATGTCGGAGCAATGCATGACAGCTTTCCACATGCACTGGAAGTGAGTAAAAAAGGATACAATGTCTTTGCTCTGATTTATCGGCCCGATGATCCGTACACAGATCTTGCACGGGCGATTGCGTTTATTTATGACAACGCAAAAGAACTTGAGGTTGATCCGGAGGGGTATTCCCTCTGGGGAGGTTCCGCCGGAGCGAGAATGGCGGCGGCGCTTGGCAACAGTGATAGCATGGCGGCTTATGGAAGACCGGATATTCCGCAGGCTGCAGCTGTCATTATGCAGTATACCGGATACTCTACGGCTTCAGGAAAGGATGCGCCGACCTATGCATGCGTCGGAACAAACGATGGTATTGCAAGCTGGAGAACGATGCAGAGCAGGCTGAAAAAGTTGGACAGTTATGGCATTCCAACAGAATTTCATGCTTACAAAGGGCTTAGCCATGGATTTGGTCTCGGTACAGGAACGGTGGCGGATGGCTGGATCAACGATGCAGTGGCTTTCTGGGAACGTCAAATGTAA
- a CDS encoding DUF1837 domain-containing protein has protein sequence MSDNSLLKSTSIPSGFDSVFIEVKHACSLNLKNPHCLRIYCLDISNNAFSHTALHRFLQKNIGRYVFSRAAIERFRLDGEEEAIGLKAIELLRNASNPKDKGAGGELGEILLYLFLEQKLNAPKLLSKVELKTSGNQYVFGSDGVHLLCDKNSAGEPYYQLVLGESKIIGSLKDAIDDAFDSLTKINAKPDNELRLVESNIFNESFNEATIDYIKNLIIPSKRDLSINIDRAFGVFLGYTIGIDASQYSNADYRKAVLDKMANDIQTNAAHIAKKIINAKMSGYSFYFYVIPFDDASNDRAAIIKKLKGE, from the coding sequence ATGTCGGATAATTCGTTGTTAAAAAGCACGAGCATACCGAGTGGTTTTGATTCTGTGTTTATAGAAGTGAAACACGCATGTAGCTTGAATCTTAAGAACCCGCATTGTCTGCGTATTTACTGTTTGGATATCTCTAACAACGCATTTTCGCACACCGCTCTTCATAGATTTCTGCAAAAAAATATTGGTCGGTATGTATTTTCGAGGGCTGCGATAGAAAGATTTCGTTTGGATGGTGAAGAAGAAGCCATCGGACTTAAAGCAATAGAACTCCTACGTAATGCCTCCAATCCAAAAGACAAAGGAGCTGGCGGTGAACTCGGTGAAATTCTCCTATACCTTTTCTTAGAGCAAAAACTAAATGCTCCAAAGCTACTCAGCAAAGTTGAGCTCAAAACATCCGGGAATCAATATGTGTTTGGGAGCGATGGTGTTCATCTGTTGTGCGATAAAAATTCAGCAGGTGAACCCTACTATCAATTGGTTTTAGGAGAATCCAAAATTATTGGCAGTTTAAAGGATGCCATAGATGATGCTTTTGATTCCCTTACTAAAATAAATGCTAAACCTGACAATGAGTTAAGACTGGTAGAAAGCAATATATTCAATGAGTCGTTTAACGAAGCGACAATTGATTATATAAAAAATTTGATTATTCCCTCGAAGCGAGATTTAAGCATTAATATTGACAGAGCGTTTGGGGTTTTTCTTGGATATACAATTGGGATAGATGCTTCACAGTATTCGAATGCTGATTACCGGAAAGCAGTATTAGATAAAATGGCTAACGATATACAAACGAATGCTGCACATATCGCGAAAAAAATTATAAATGCAAAAATGTCGGGCTACTCATTCTATTTCTATGTTATTCCTTTTGATGATGCCTCCAATGATAGAGCCGCTATCATCAAAAAGTTGAAAGGAGAATGA
- the rlmD gene encoding 23S rRNA (uracil(1939)-C(5))-methyltransferase RlmD, producing MKSESIRKINKQPVGSDKNSSPVRRGEKYRLSITGLGHSGEGVGRIQDFTIFVPEALPGETIEVMIEEVKKTYARGKISQIVDPSEARCQPPCAVYDQCGGCQLQHLNYPGQLAAKRQLVLDAVTRIGKLTDVTVHPTLGADSPWYYRNKMQSPVGLSAGEIAVGCFAQGTHDIIDSSSCHIQHHTNNLIAATVKQIILNFGISVYNERLHQGTIRHILGRVGTASGEVMVVLVTATRELPHANEIVSRLRQAIPGLVSVVHNVNDRQTNIILGDYTKTIWGKDTILDSLDGLSFRISAKSFFQVNTEQAAVLYRQAVKYACLSGRETVLDLYCGTGTIALFLARHCRKVIGIEIVAPAIADAKQNAELNGITNADFICGDAVDMLPKLVADGVQPDVVVIDPPRAGCERKVLEVIATLQPERVVYVSCNPASLARDLAILGENGYLTKEIQPVDMFPQTYHVECCVWLKRKHSP from the coding sequence ATGAAATCTGAATCAATTCGCAAGATTAATAAGCAGCCGGTAGGCTCTGACAAAAATAGTAGTCCGGTGAGGCGAGGCGAGAAATATCGCCTTTCGATCACCGGCTTAGGCCATAGTGGCGAGGGAGTTGGCAGAATCCAAGACTTCACCATCTTTGTCCCAGAAGCGTTACCGGGGGAAACTATCGAAGTGATGATCGAGGAAGTAAAGAAAACCTATGCCAGAGGCAAAATTTCTCAGATTGTAGATCCATCTGAAGCGCGCTGTCAGCCGCCCTGCGCCGTGTATGATCAATGCGGCGGCTGCCAATTGCAGCATTTGAATTATCCCGGTCAGCTTGCTGCCAAGCGCCAGCTTGTGCTCGATGCGGTTACACGTATCGGCAAACTCACCGATGTCACAGTCCATCCCACGTTGGGAGCAGACTCGCCCTGGTATTACCGCAATAAGATGCAGTCACCGGTCGGTCTGTCTGCAGGTGAAATTGCGGTTGGCTGCTTTGCTCAGGGGACGCATGACATCATTGACAGTTCCTCTTGTCATATTCAGCATCACACCAATAACCTGATTGCTGCGACAGTGAAACAGATCATCCTTAATTTTGGCATCAGTGTGTATAACGAAAGGTTGCATCAAGGCACGATACGCCATATCCTCGGCCGTGTCGGCACAGCTAGCGGTGAAGTCATGGTCGTGCTAGTTACCGCTACCCGTGAACTGCCGCACGCAAACGAGATTGTAAGCAGATTGCGCCAAGCTATACCCGGACTGGTCAGCGTGGTCCACAATGTTAATGATCGCCAGACCAACATCATCTTAGGTGATTATACAAAAACGATTTGGGGAAAGGACACGATACTGGATAGTCTTGACGGCCTATCTTTCAGGATTTCCGCTAAGTCGTTTTTTCAGGTAAACACTGAGCAAGCAGCTGTACTCTACCGTCAAGCAGTAAAGTATGCCTGCCTGTCAGGTAGAGAGACCGTGCTTGACCTCTACTGCGGTACCGGCACCATCGCCCTGTTTCTGGCCCGTCACTGCCGTAAAGTCATTGGTATCGAGATCGTCGCTCCCGCCATCGCTGACGCTAAACAAAACGCTGAGTTAAACGGCATTACCAATGCTGATTTCATCTGCGGCGATGCAGTCGATATGCTGCCAAAGCTGGTTGCCGACGGAGTTCAACCCGATGTAGTCGTGATTGACCCGCCCCGCGCCGGCTGCGAACGTAAAGTGCTGGAAGTCATCGCCACGCTGCAGCCTGAGCGCGTTGTCTATGTTTCCTGTAATCCCGCTTCTTTGGCAAGGGACTTGGCCATTTTGGGAGAGAATGGATATTTGACAAAAGAGATACAGCCAGTGGATATGTTTCCGCAGACGTATCACGTGGAGTGTTGCGTTTGGCTGAAAAGAAAACACAGCCCTTGA
- the gatB gene encoding Asp-tRNA(Asn)/Glu-tRNA(Gln) amidotransferase subunit GatB, whose translation MNWEVVVGLEVHTELKTESKIFCGCSTRFGADQNTNVCPVCLGLPGVLPVLNEKVVEFAIRTGLALNCKILPFSKFDRKNYYYPDLPKNFQTSQYDLPIAVDGYLDIEVNGQTRRIGITRVHMEEDAGKLVHSGTISRSEYALVDYNRTGVPLLEIVSEPDLRSPEEAKAYLEKMKTILEYIDVSDCKMEEGSLRCDANISLRPVGEEKLGVKAELKNLNSFRSVQKGLEYEVMRHTDVLESGGRIVQETRTWDEAKGITLSMRSKEQAHDYRYFPEPDLPPVVVDPERVEAIRRSLPELPESRQKRLMAEHGLSSYDAEVITASRAMADYFDATVKLGVDAKQAANWLMGDVSKHLNAAGLSIAESPVSPEKLAVLLGMLDKGAISGKIAKTVFEDMWETGKDAATIVAEKGLSQISNEGEIIAIVDAVLAANPQSVADFKAGKERAIGFLVGQIMKQTKGRANPDLVNRLLKERMV comes from the coding sequence ATGAATTGGGAAGTTGTCGTTGGACTTGAAGTCCACACCGAGTTGAAGACCGAATCTAAGATTTTCTGCGGTTGTAGTACCCGATTTGGCGCAGATCAGAACACCAATGTCTGCCCGGTGTGCCTGGGCCTGCCAGGTGTGCTGCCTGTGCTTAATGAGAAAGTCGTCGAATTCGCCATCCGTACTGGCTTGGCGCTTAATTGCAAAATATTGCCGTTTAGCAAATTTGACCGTAAAAATTACTATTACCCCGATTTGCCAAAAAACTTTCAGACTTCGCAATATGACCTTCCGATCGCAGTCGACGGCTATCTCGATATTGAAGTGAACGGCCAGACCCGACGCATCGGGATCACCCGCGTGCATATGGAAGAAGATGCGGGTAAGCTTGTCCACTCAGGGACGATTTCACGTTCTGAATATGCGCTAGTTGACTATAACCGGACCGGGGTTCCTCTGCTGGAGATCGTATCCGAGCCTGACCTGCGTTCACCAGAAGAAGCGAAAGCCTATCTAGAAAAAATGAAGACGATTCTTGAATACATCGATGTCTCTGACTGCAAGATGGAAGAGGGCAGCCTGCGCTGTGATGCCAACATCTCGCTACGGCCAGTTGGTGAAGAAAAGCTTGGCGTAAAAGCAGAGCTGAAAAATCTCAATTCCTTCCGCTCAGTGCAAAAGGGACTCGAATATGAAGTCATGCGACACACCGACGTTCTCGAAAGCGGTGGCCGCATCGTGCAAGAAACGCGGACCTGGGACGAAGCCAAAGGGATTACGCTATCGATGCGTAGTAAAGAGCAAGCTCACGATTACCGCTATTTTCCTGAGCCAGATCTGCCGCCGGTTGTGGTTGATCCAGAACGGGTGGAAGCAATCCGCCGCAGCTTGCCTGAATTGCCTGAGTCACGGCAAAAACGGTTGATGGCTGAACATGGACTTTCGTCATACGATGCAGAAGTCATTACCGCCAGCCGCGCCATGGCTGATTACTTTGACGCTACGGTCAAGCTAGGTGTGGATGCTAAACAAGCAGCCAACTGGCTAATGGGCGATGTGTCCAAACACCTAAATGCTGCAGGCCTGAGCATTGCTGAAAGCCCGGTTTCGCCTGAAAAACTGGCAGTTTTGCTAGGCATGCTAGACAAAGGTGCGATTTCTGGTAAAATCGCTAAAACGGTATTTGAAGATATGTGGGAGACAGGTAAAGACGCTGCTACCATTGTTGCTGAAAAAGGATTATCCCAGATCAGTAATGAAGGAGAAATTATCGCCATTGTCGATGCTGTTCTAGCTGCAAACCCGCAATCTGTCGCCGATTTCAAAGCAGGCAAAGAAAGAGCTATTGGTTTCCTTGTTGGTCAAATCATGAAGCAAACCAAAGGCCGTGCAAATCCAGATTTGGTCAATCGTCTGCTGAAAGAACGAATGGTATAA
- a CDS encoding Lon protease family protein: MAGTKELPPEKLRYHCDLCHFDFDTTETVPPLEVMIGQERAVKAVEFGLLAKNPGYNIYVSGLVGTGKITYAEGAVCQAAAKEAAPDDWCYVNNFENPSQPIAFSLPAGLGFTLRKDIEALVEELKTDIPKVFSGDDYEQAKNAILSKLQEQRAQTLEAFNQRAIELGIMPQWSTTGFVGIPMSEGKPLTPDEFQKLEQEERETIEKKLLAVHEKALESIRFVQNVERQAREEIKELDGKIGLFAVGYVIDDLINKYHEHEAVVEYLESVKKDVVKNIHDFKPEADEDVNPLLLFQRGAKESAKDKYKVNLLVDNRETRGAPVIIESNPTYYNLVGRVEYETRMGMVSTDFSMIKPGALHRANGGYLILHARDVLTNLGSWDGLKRALKTKKLFLENLGEHYGMLAMASLKPAAIPIQVKVILIGNPYLYNLLFSYDEDFRKLFKVYADFDVEMDNNQLNNQKLSGFISSTVKRENLKHFDRSAVREVLVYSSRLAGSQKKLTTRFSEVVELLCEADVWATLDHSQLISERHIQQAITEKRYRSNKYEEKLQEMFADGTLLIDTDGAKVGQVNGLAVLSIGEYMFGKPSRITANTFIGKSGVVNIERETKSSGASHTKGVLILSGYLGEKYAQGFPLAVTVSLTFEQLYDGVDGDSASSTELYAILSSLSSLPIKQNIAVTGSVNQKGEIQPIGGATEKIEGYFAVCKLKGLTGDQGVMIPHQNIDHLNLNEEVISAVRDGKFHIYAVKTIDEGIEVLTGIPAGQQQDDGAYPSETVHELVGRKLKNYTETLLRLSRKEEGEVSGTKHEI, translated from the coding sequence ATGGCGGGAACGAAAGAGCTGCCACCCGAAAAGCTGCGTTATCATTGTGATTTGTGTCATTTCGATTTTGATACGACGGAAACAGTCCCTCCACTCGAAGTCATGATTGGTCAGGAGCGGGCGGTTAAAGCTGTCGAATTTGGTCTATTAGCCAAAAATCCAGGCTACAACATTTATGTTTCCGGGTTGGTTGGAACCGGCAAGATTACCTATGCCGAAGGGGCTGTCTGTCAAGCCGCGGCTAAAGAAGCGGCGCCAGATGACTGGTGCTATGTCAATAATTTTGAGAATCCTAGCCAGCCAATTGCCTTTTCATTGCCTGCAGGTTTAGGGTTTACTCTACGCAAAGATATTGAGGCATTGGTGGAAGAACTAAAAACAGATATTCCGAAAGTCTTTAGCGGCGATGATTACGAGCAAGCTAAAAACGCCATTCTCAGTAAATTGCAAGAACAGCGTGCGCAGACTCTCGAAGCTTTTAACCAAAGAGCCATTGAACTGGGGATAATGCCACAGTGGTCAACAACAGGTTTTGTTGGTATCCCGATGAGTGAGGGCAAGCCACTGACGCCAGATGAATTTCAAAAATTAGAGCAAGAAGAACGCGAAACGATTGAGAAAAAACTGTTAGCCGTCCATGAAAAAGCCTTGGAGTCTATTCGCTTTGTGCAAAATGTTGAGCGTCAGGCACGAGAAGAAATTAAAGAATTGGACGGAAAGATTGGTTTATTCGCGGTCGGTTATGTAATTGACGATCTGATCAATAAATATCATGAGCATGAAGCGGTGGTTGAATACTTGGAGTCTGTTAAGAAGGATGTGGTGAAAAACATCCATGACTTCAAGCCGGAGGCTGATGAAGATGTCAACCCGTTGCTGTTATTCCAGCGTGGCGCGAAAGAATCCGCCAAAGATAAATATAAAGTCAACCTGCTGGTTGACAACCGGGAGACCCGTGGGGCTCCAGTGATCATCGAAAGCAATCCGACCTACTACAATTTGGTCGGTCGAGTCGAATACGAGACTCGGATGGGTATGGTCAGCACTGATTTTTCGATGATCAAACCAGGCGCTTTGCATCGAGCAAATGGTGGTTACTTAATCCTGCATGCCCGTGATGTGCTGACTAATCTCGGTTCCTGGGATGGCCTGAAACGCGCCCTAAAAACAAAAAAACTTTTCTTGGAAAATCTGGGCGAACATTACGGCATGCTAGCCATGGCTTCACTAAAGCCAGCGGCGATTCCGATTCAGGTTAAAGTCATCCTGATTGGCAATCCCTACCTATATAATCTCTTATTTTCCTATGATGAAGATTTTCGCAAACTATTCAAGGTTTATGCCGACTTTGACGTGGAAATGGATAACAATCAACTCAATAACCAGAAGTTATCTGGCTTTATCAGTTCCACCGTTAAACGGGAAAACCTCAAACACTTTGACCGTTCGGCAGTTCGCGAAGTGCTTGTCTATTCGTCACGGCTAGCCGGTTCACAGAAAAAACTTACCACCCGCTTTAGTGAAGTAGTCGAACTGCTATGTGAAGCTGATGTTTGGGCAACCCTTGATCATAGCCAGTTGATTAGTGAACGGCATATCCAGCAGGCTATCACCGAAAAACGCTATCGCTCGAATAAATACGAAGAAAAGCTGCAGGAAATGTTCGCAGATGGGACCCTTTTGATCGATACAGACGGCGCCAAAGTCGGTCAGGTCAACGGATTAGCCGTGCTGTCAATCGGCGAGTATATGTTTGGCAAACCATCTCGTATTACCGCCAATACCTTTATCGGTAAAAGTGGTGTCGTCAACATCGAACGGGAAACGAAGAGTTCAGGTGCCAGCCATACCAAGGGAGTACTCATCCTCAGCGGCTATTTGGGCGAGAAATATGCTCAGGGTTTCCCGCTGGCTGTCACTGTTAGTCTGACGTTCGAGCAACTTTACGACGGGGTGGACGGCGACAGCGCGTCCAGTACGGAATTGTATGCTATACTTTCCAGCTTATCTAGCTTGCCGATTAAACAAAATATCGCCGTAACCGGCTCAGTCAACCAGAAAGGCGAGATCCAACCCATTGGCGGCGCAACAGAAAAAATCGAAGGTTATTTTGCTGTATGCAAGCTAAAAGGCTTAACTGGCGACCAAGGGGTCATGATCCCGCATCAGAATATTGACCACTTGAATCTGAATGAAGAAGTCATCTCCGCAGTACGAGACGGTAAATTCCATATCTACGCAGTTAAAACCATCGATGAAGGTATTGAAGTGTTGACAGGCATTCCAGCCGGACAACAGCAAGACGATGGAGCATACCCGAGCGAGACTGTGCATGAACTGGTTGGCCGTAAGCTGAAAAACTATACAGAGACGCTATTGCGGTTGTCCCGCAAAGAGGAAGGCGAGGTTTCCGGAACAAAACATGAAATCTGA
- a CDS encoding Y-family DNA polymerase, which translates to MELVDFSRFPHRSILCIDAKSFFASVEAVRRGIDPLEGYIAVVSDIRRSGAIVLASSPRVKSEYNIKTGNRLFEIPKRSPIIIVEPNMALYIHVNQAIQNIFRRFVPDEDLHVYSIDESLLDVTASHNLFGPAEAIAEAILKMVKDELGLIVTIGIGDNPLLAKLALDNEAKKRPPWIAKWTYEMVPETVWKIQPLTAFWGISRGYDAKLKRMGIYTIEALAHANPMSLQKTLGVMGLQLYYHAWGLDASIISQKERPKSKSYSKNQILMRDYDVKAEILMIIKEMVGDVCARLRKHQEKCQEVYLGIGYSDRNLQMGFTARIKLIRPENSTDIISEAARQEFIKRWRGEPVR; encoded by the coding sequence ATGGAGCTCGTTGATTTTTCCCGTTTTCCCCACAGGAGCATATTGTGCATTGACGCAAAGTCGTTTTTTGCATCCGTAGAGGCGGTTCGACGGGGGATTGACCCGCTAGAAGGATATATTGCTGTAGTATCGGATATAAGGAGAAGCGGTGCGATTGTACTGGCCAGCAGCCCGAGGGTTAAATCGGAATACAATATTAAAACCGGAAATCGGCTCTTCGAAATTCCCAAGCGTTCCCCGATTATAATTGTAGAACCCAATATGGCACTATATATCCATGTGAACCAGGCCATACAGAACATATTCCGCCGGTTTGTACCGGATGAAGATCTACACGTCTATAGCATTGATGAGTCCCTATTGGATGTTACTGCATCGCACAATTTGTTCGGACCGGCAGAGGCGATTGCGGAAGCTATCTTAAAGATGGTGAAGGATGAGCTGGGTCTTATAGTGACTATAGGTATTGGTGATAATCCGCTGTTGGCAAAACTGGCACTGGATAATGAGGCTAAAAAGCGTCCACCATGGATTGCGAAATGGACGTATGAAATGGTGCCGGAAACAGTATGGAAGATACAGCCTCTGACCGCGTTTTGGGGCATATCCCGAGGATACGATGCTAAACTCAAGCGAATGGGTATTTATACGATTGAGGCGTTGGCCCACGCCAATCCGATGTCGTTGCAGAAAACTCTAGGCGTAATGGGATTGCAGTTATATTATCACGCGTGGGGCTTGGATGCTAGCATCATTAGCCAGAAGGAGCGGCCGAAAAGTAAATCCTATAGTAAGAACCAGATATTGATGCGGGATTACGATGTAAAAGCAGAAATTCTAATGATCATCAAGGAAATGGTGGGAGATGTATGCGCCAGGCTGCGTAAGCACCAGGAAAAATGCCAAGAGGTATATTTGGGAATAGGATACTCGGATAGGAATTTACAGATGGGTTTTACTGCACGAATTAAGCTAATTCGCCCGGAGAACTCAACAGATATCATTAGTGAAGCAGCACGCCAGGAGTTTATTAAGCGGTGGCGGGGTGAACCGGTGCGATAG